A single genomic interval of Lacrimispora sphenoides JCM 1415 harbors:
- the brnQ gene encoding branched-chain amino acid transport system II carrier protein has translation MERLPKQKLVLVGLTLFSMFFGAGNLIFPPFLGASAGTNIWIAMAGFAVTAIGFPVLGVVAVAKSGGLNKLAGHVHPRFAFIFTLLIYLSIGPCLAIPRTASTSFEMAVVPFLKEGGSGALSQFLYSAVFFTIAFVVSLKPDKLTDRLGKIMTPCLLALIVVIFAGSVVHPAGSYGFPSKSYGSNPFVKGFLEGYLTMDTIAALNFGIIISLNVQAMGIKQEASVVKETIQAGFVAGGVLLMVYSALAHVGAVTGGAMGLGENGAQTLNQAVRFLYGNVGLVMLAAIFFIACLNTCIGLISCCSRYFCTIVPKVGYRVWAFTFALVSLVISNIGLTRILEVSVPVLNAIYPIAIVLILLSFGFPDGRKWKAVYVCSISFTGIVSVLLSLEQAGLSFLNPGLSMLPLYGMGLGWIGPAITGLLAGVLAGLAGYRNRS, from the coding sequence ATGGAACGATTACCGAAGCAGAAACTGGTCTTAGTAGGCCTTACACTTTTCTCCATGTTTTTTGGGGCGGGAAATCTTATTTTTCCGCCCTTTTTGGGTGCATCCGCGGGAACGAATATCTGGATTGCCATGGCAGGCTTTGCGGTGACAGCCATCGGGTTTCCGGTTCTTGGTGTGGTTGCAGTGGCTAAGTCCGGCGGCCTTAATAAGTTGGCCGGCCATGTTCATCCCAGATTTGCATTTATTTTTACTCTGCTCATTTACTTATCCATAGGGCCGTGTCTCGCAATTCCCAGAACTGCCAGCACCTCCTTTGAGATGGCGGTGGTCCCCTTTTTAAAAGAAGGGGGCTCGGGAGCTCTCTCCCAGTTCCTTTATTCCGCCGTGTTCTTTACCATTGCTTTTGTCGTGTCATTGAAACCGGATAAATTAACAGACCGTCTGGGTAAGATAATGACTCCCTGCCTTTTGGCCCTGATCGTGGTAATATTTGCAGGCAGCGTAGTCCATCCGGCAGGCTCTTACGGGTTTCCGTCAAAGTCCTATGGGTCCAATCCATTTGTAAAAGGATTTCTTGAAGGGTATCTGACCATGGATACCATCGCTGCCCTGAACTTTGGAATTATTATCTCTTTGAATGTTCAGGCAATGGGAATCAAACAGGAAGCTTCCGTCGTAAAGGAAACCATTCAGGCCGGTTTCGTCGCCGGAGGTGTTCTTTTAATGGTATACAGTGCTCTGGCCCACGTGGGAGCCGTCACCGGCGGCGCAATGGGGCTGGGAGAAAACGGAGCTCAGACCTTGAACCAGGCGGTACGTTTTTTGTATGGGAATGTGGGGCTTGTGATGCTGGCCGCCATATTCTTCATTGCCTGTTTAAATACCTGCATCGGCCTTATCAGTTGCTGCAGCAGGTATTTCTGCACCATTGTACCAAAAGTGGGATACCGTGTATGGGCATTCACCTTCGCATTGGTGAGCCTGGTAATCTCCAATATCGGTCTTACCAGGATATTAGAAGTCTCTGTACCGGTGTTAAATGCCATTTACCCCATAGCCATTGTCCTCATTCTGCTGTCCTTTGGTTTTCCGGACGGAAGGAAGTGGAAGGCTGTTTATGTCTGTTCCATTAGTTTCACAGGAATCGTCAGTGTGCTTCTGTCCCTGGAACAGGCAGGTCTTAGCTTTTTAAATCCCGGGCTTTCCATGCTTCCTCTTTATGGTATGGGACTTGGCTGGATCGGGCCGGCTATTACAGGGCTTCTGGCTGGCGTTTTAGCCGGTTTAGCCGGATATAGGAACAGATCATAG
- a CDS encoding ATP-binding protein, translated as MKIIDIYINGFGKFHGRNLTFRDGLNIVYGKNEAGKSTIHTFIRGMLFGIERQRGRASRNDLYTKFEPWENSGTYEGQIRLEHKDHIYRIERTFQKNKKEFKIVDETAGREIEPTKAFLDDLLCGLSESAYINTVSIGQLKSATDEGMVSELKNYIANLNTTGNLALNITKAAAFLKSQKKELESQMVPEAARTYTSLLSEIRNTEKEISSPEYENQIQEYHKLRSHIRVSMDEQQKEKEELLQKAARGRQVLNSNQFSDQASINACQAKAQENYDEYMEARAACNKKPRKIFSVLSLVIATLLLCGTGVLYYLGEANYFTAYYGLDLILLLGIFIGTATIFYLIGLILFLRLRHSQKDMEMSAKILQEILSRHLGNTEISSETIRAFQTKMAEFTRLCSAVAKSEAVIAQKAKDIEELSKKQENCGESIEKQQKSQWELEKKLEHLSSCKTQAEGLKHILAENDRIREEISAIDLALETMTSLSSSIRDSFGLYLNKTASDLIAGITGGIYTSMSVDENLNVFLNTKTKLVPLEQVSSGTMDQVYLALRLAAATLIQEGNERMPFIFDDSFVLYDDDRLRTALRWLVSTYSDQVIIFTCHQREAQMLTANLIPYHLIEI; from the coding sequence ATGAAAATAATTGATATCTATATCAATGGCTTTGGGAAATTCCATGGCAGAAACCTTACCTTCCGGGATGGGCTAAACATTGTATATGGGAAAAATGAGGCCGGAAAATCCACCATCCATACATTCATCCGGGGAATGCTTTTCGGTATTGAACGCCAGAGAGGCCGTGCATCCCGGAATGATCTTTACACAAAATTCGAGCCTTGGGAAAACAGCGGCACTTATGAGGGGCAGATACGGCTGGAGCATAAGGATCACATTTACCGGATCGAGCGCACCTTCCAGAAGAATAAAAAAGAGTTTAAGATCGTAGATGAAACCGCCGGACGGGAGATTGAGCCGACTAAGGCATTTTTAGATGACTTATTATGCGGTTTAAGCGAATCGGCATACATTAACACCGTCAGCATCGGCCAGCTTAAAAGCGCTACCGATGAGGGCATGGTTTCCGAACTTAAAAATTACATAGCCAACTTAAACACCACGGGAAACTTAGCCCTTAACATCACAAAGGCTGCCGCCTTTTTAAAGTCACAGAAAAAGGAGCTGGAATCCCAGATGGTTCCGGAAGCGGCCCGGACTTATACCTCGTTATTAAGCGAAATCCGCAACACAGAAAAGGAAATCTCATCTCCGGAGTATGAAAACCAGATTCAGGAATACCATAAGCTCCGCTCCCATATCAGGGTATCCATGGATGAACAGCAGAAAGAAAAGGAAGAACTTCTTCAAAAAGCCGCAAGGGGCAGGCAGGTACTGAACAGCAACCAGTTTTCCGACCAGGCGTCTATAAACGCCTGCCAGGCAAAGGCCCAGGAAAACTATGACGAATATATGGAAGCCAGGGCGGCCTGCAATAAAAAACCAAGAAAGATCTTTTCTGTCCTTTCCCTGGTCATCGCCACCTTGCTGTTATGCGGCACGGGAGTACTTTATTATCTGGGAGAAGCAAATTATTTCACCGCTTACTATGGACTTGACCTCATCCTTTTGTTAGGTATTTTTATTGGAACCGCCACGATTTTCTACCTGATCGGCCTGATTCTGTTTTTACGGCTGAGGCATAGCCAAAAGGACATGGAAATGAGCGCCAAGATCCTGCAGGAGATCCTATCCAGACATTTGGGAAATACTGAGATATCTTCAGAAACGATCCGCGCATTCCAGACAAAGATGGCAGAGTTCACCCGCTTATGCTCAGCGGTAGCCAAATCGGAAGCCGTCATCGCTCAGAAAGCGAAAGATATTGAGGAGCTTTCAAAAAAGCAGGAGAACTGTGGGGAATCTATTGAAAAGCAGCAGAAAAGCCAGTGGGAGCTTGAGAAAAAGCTGGAGCACTTATCAAGCTGCAAAACCCAGGCTGAAGGACTTAAGCACATCCTGGCGGAGAACGACCGGATCCGGGAAGAAATATCCGCCATTGACTTAGCACTGGAAACCATGACCAGCCTCTCCTCCTCTATCCGGGACTCCTTTGGCCTATATCTAAATAAAACAGCTTCTGACCTTATCGCCGGGATCACAGGGGGAATCTATACCAGCATGAGCGTAGATGAGAACCTGAATGTATTTCTGAATACAAAAACCAAGCTGGTTCCTTTAGAACAAGTCAGCAGCGGCACCATGGACCAGGTTTATCTGGCCCTTCGATTGGCGGCTGCCACCTTGATTCAGGAGGGCAACGAACGGATGCCATTCATATTTGATGACAGTTTTGTACTATATGATGACGACAGGCTTCGGACTGCTTTAAGATGGCTGGTGAGCACTTATTCCGACCAGGTTATTATCTTCACCTGCCATCAGAGAGAGGCCCAGATGCTGACCGCAAACCTGATCCCCTATCACCTGATAGAAATTTAA
- a CDS encoding metallophosphoesterase family protein has product MKFIHIADVHWGMSPDSDKPWSKERYQDIKDTFAKAVSQAKALEANCLFISGDLFHRQPLARDLKEVNFLFTTIPDVHVVIIAGNHDRIRNNSALLSFTWAPNVSYLMGGELESVYFKDINTEVYGFSYHSAEIPENRLDHLKVPNNGRIHVLLGHGGDANHIPFDKGAMANLDFSYIAMGHIHRPEILLENRMAFAGSLEPLDKTESGQHGMMVGEINEVTRMVTSLRFIPLAKLQYISLAVNVTTATTNTELAMKITQEIQNRGSENIFRFRIRGMRDPDISFDLEMLSTRFKIMEIIDESEPQYDFPALFAEHPSDMIGFFIQALQKPEMSPVEKKALHYGINALLRTTDERS; this is encoded by the coding sequence ATGAAATTCATACATATTGCAGATGTTCACTGGGGCATGAGCCCGGACAGCGATAAGCCATGGAGCAAGGAACGGTATCAGGACATCAAGGACACCTTTGCAAAGGCGGTCAGCCAGGCAAAGGCCCTGGAAGCCAACTGCCTCTTTATTTCCGGAGACTTATTTCACCGCCAGCCCCTGGCCAGAGATTTGAAAGAAGTAAATTTTCTATTTACCACCATACCGGATGTCCATGTGGTCATCATTGCCGGTAACCATGACCGCATCCGGAACAACTCTGCCCTTTTAAGCTTCACCTGGGCTCCCAATGTATCTTATCTCATGGGAGGGGAGCTGGAAAGTGTTTACTTTAAGGACATCAATACCGAGGTTTACGGTTTCAGTTACCACTCAGCAGAAATCCCCGAAAACCGCCTTGATCATTTAAAGGTGCCCAACAACGGGCGCATCCATGTCCTTCTTGGTCATGGGGGCGATGCCAACCACATCCCATTTGACAAGGGCGCCATGGCCAATCTGGACTTTTCCTACATTGCCATGGGGCACATCCACCGGCCGGAGATCTTACTGGAAAACCGTATGGCATTTGCCGGTTCCTTAGAGCCGCTTGATAAGACAGAATCCGGGCAGCACGGCATGATGGTGGGGGAGATCAATGAGGTGACCCGTATGGTGACTTCCTTAAGGTTTATTCCCCTTGCAAAGCTCCAGTACATCTCCCTGGCAGTTAATGTAACAACTGCCACTACCAATACGGAGCTTGCCATGAAAATCACCCAGGAAATCCAGAACCGGGGATCGGAAAACATATTCCGGTTTCGAATCCGCGGCATGAGGGACCCTGACATTTCCTTTGACTTAGAGATGCTTTCCACCCGTTTTAAGATCATGGAAATCATTGACGAATCTGAACCTCAGTATGATTTTCCCGCATTGTTTGCCGAACACCCCAGCGATATGATCGGTTTCTTTATCCAGGCCCTTCAGAAACCAGAGATGAGCCCGGTGGAAAAAAAGGCCCTTCATTACGGCATTAACGCATTGCTTCGTACAACGGACGAAAGGAGCTGA
- the asnS gene encoding asparagine--tRNA ligase, with the protein MDLITVRQIYKDKESLLNTQVTIGGWVRSLRDSKSFGFIVLNDGTYFETLQVVYHDTMENFSEISKLNVGTAVIVTGTLVPTPDAKQPFEIQADKIIVEGTSTPDYPLQKKRHSFEYLRTISHLRPRTNTFQAVFRVRSLIAYAIHQFFQERDFVYVHTPIITGSDCEGAGEMFQVTTMDLTDIPKTKEGSVDFTQDFFAKPTNLTVSGQLNAETYAMAFRNVYTFGPTFRAENSNTTRHAAEFWMIEPEMAFADLDDNMELAEAMLKYVIRFVLEHAPEEMNFFNQFVDKELLNRLNHVLNSEFARVTYTEAIELLEKHNEEFDYKVFWGCDLQTEHERYLTEQLYKKPVFVTDYPKEIKAFYMKLNPDNKTVAAVDCLVPGIGEIIGGSQREDNYDKLVARMDELGLEKEDYEFYLDLRKYGSTRHAGFGLGFERCVMYLTGMGNIRDVVPFPRTVNNCEL; encoded by the coding sequence ATGGATTTAATCACTGTAAGACAAATATATAAAGACAAAGAATCACTTCTTAACACGCAGGTTACGATCGGAGGCTGGGTGAGAAGTTTACGGGATTCCAAATCATTTGGATTCATTGTTTTAAATGACGGAACTTATTTTGAAACACTTCAGGTCGTCTATCATGACACTATGGAAAATTTCTCTGAAATATCCAAACTCAATGTAGGAACCGCTGTTATCGTCACCGGTACCCTGGTACCCACTCCCGATGCAAAACAGCCATTTGAGATCCAGGCGGATAAAATTATTGTTGAAGGGACTTCTACACCGGACTATCCCCTTCAGAAAAAGCGCCATTCCTTTGAATATTTAAGAACCATTTCCCATCTGCGTCCCAGGACCAATACCTTTCAGGCTGTTTTCCGTGTGCGTTCTCTGATCGCTTATGCCATTCACCAGTTCTTCCAGGAAAGGGACTTTGTGTATGTACACACCCCCATCATTACCGGAAGCGACTGTGAGGGCGCCGGTGAGATGTTCCAGGTTACTACTATGGATTTAACAGATATTCCAAAGACTAAGGAAGGGTCTGTGGATTTCACCCAGGACTTCTTTGCAAAGCCTACCAACTTAACCGTAAGCGGCCAGCTCAATGCGGAGACCTATGCTATGGCATTCCGCAATGTTTATACCTTTGGACCTACGTTCCGTGCAGAAAACTCCAATACCACCCGCCATGCGGCAGAGTTCTGGATGATTGAGCCGGAGATGGCCTTTGCCGATTTGGATGATAATATGGAGCTGGCAGAAGCCATGCTTAAATATGTGATCCGTTTCGTCCTGGAGCATGCACCGGAAGAGATGAACTTCTTCAATCAGTTTGTGGACAAGGAGCTACTTAACCGCTTAAACCATGTTTTAAACTCTGAATTTGCCCGTGTGACTTACACCGAGGCCATAGAGCTTCTGGAGAAGCACAATGAGGAATTTGACTATAAGGTGTTCTGGGGCTGTGACTTACAGACCGAGCATGAGCGCTATTTAACCGAGCAGCTCTATAAGAAGCCTGTATTCGTAACAGACTATCCAAAGGAGATCAAGGCCTTCTACATGAAGCTGAATCCGGATAATAAGACCGTGGCTGCCGTAGACTGCCTGGTACCCGGAATCGGCGAGATCATCGGAGGAAGCCAGAGAGAGGACAATTATGACAAGCTTGTGGCACGTATGGACGAGCTTGGCCTTGAGAAAGAGGATTACGAATTCTATCTTGACTTAAGAAAATACGGTTCTACCCGCCATGCAGGCTTTGGCCTTGGCTTTGAGCGCTGCGTGATGTATCTTACCGGAATGGGCAACATCCGTGACGTGGTTCCATTCCCAAGAACTGTCAACAACTGCGAGCTTTAA
- a CDS encoding glucose-1-phosphate adenylyltransferase, with amino-acid sequence MIKKEMIAMLLAGGQGSRLGVLTQKVAKPAVSFGGKYRIIDFPLSNCINSGVDTVGVLTQYQPLRLNTHIGIGIPWDLDRNVGGVTILPPYEKSKGSDWYTGTANAIYQNLEYMETYNPDYVLILSGDHIYKMDYEVMLEYHKANNADITIAAMPVPIEEASRFGILITDESNRITEFEEKPVNPRSNLASMGIYIFSWKVLKEALIKMSEVPGCDFGKHIIPYCFEAGDRVFAYEYNGYWKDVGTLSSYWEANMELIDIIPEFNLYEEYWKIYTKSDIIPPQYVSEEAVIDRSIIGEGSEICGEIHNSVIGAGVTIKKGAVVRDSIIMRECVLGENVKIQKAIIAENVKIGANSELGCGEFAPSKYDPKVYQSDLVTVGENSTIPENVKVGKNTAIVGETTAEDYTDGELAGGDYIIKAGGIR; translated from the coding sequence GTGATCAAGAAAGAAATGATTGCCATGCTTTTGGCAGGCGGGCAGGGAAGCCGGTTAGGCGTGTTAACGCAAAAAGTGGCCAAACCAGCAGTATCATTTGGCGGCAAGTACCGTATAATTGATTTCCCACTCAGTAACTGCATCAACTCAGGAGTAGATACAGTGGGAGTTCTGACTCAGTATCAGCCATTGCGCTTAAATACCCATATCGGGATCGGCATCCCATGGGATTTGGACCGGAACGTTGGCGGCGTCACGATCCTTCCTCCCTATGAAAAGAGCAAGGGCAGTGATTGGTATACTGGAACGGCAAATGCCATCTATCAGAACCTCGAATATATGGAAACTTACAATCCGGACTATGTCCTCATATTGTCAGGAGACCATATCTATAAGATGGATTATGAGGTCATGCTGGAATACCATAAAGCGAATAATGCTGATATCACCATTGCTGCTATGCCGGTGCCGATTGAGGAAGCCAGCCGTTTTGGAATCCTTATAACCGATGAGAGCAACCGTATCACGGAGTTTGAAGAAAAACCGGTAAATCCAAGAAGCAACCTGGCATCCATGGGTATCTACATATTCAGCTGGAAAGTATTAAAAGAGGCACTGATCAAGATGTCTGAAGTACCGGGCTGTGATTTCGGAAAGCATATCATTCCATACTGCTTCGAGGCAGGGGACCGGGTATTTGCCTATGAATACAATGGTTATTGGAAGGATGTGGGAACTTTAAGCTCTTACTGGGAAGCTAATATGGAGCTGATTGATATCATTCCCGAATTTAACCTTTATGAGGAGTACTGGAAGATCTATACAAAGAGCGACATCATACCGCCTCAATATGTGTCGGAAGAGGCTGTTATAGACAGAAGCATCATCGGAGAAGGGTCAGAAATCTGCGGAGAAATCCACAATTCCGTTATTGGTGCCGGTGTTACCATTAAAAAGGGAGCCGTGGTCAGGGATTCCATCATCATGAGGGAATGCGTACTGGGAGAGAATGTCAAGATCCAGAAGGCCATTATCGCTGAAAATGTAAAGATAGGAGCGAACTCTGAGCTTGGTTGCGGGGAATTTGCCCCCAGCAAATATGATCCCAAGGTCTATCAGTCCGATCTGGTAACAGTCGGTGAGAATTCAACCATACCGGAAAATGTGAAGGTAGGTAAGAATACGGCAATCGTCGGTGAAACAACAGCAGAAGATTATACTGACGGTGAGCTGGCTGGCGGAGACTACATCATAAAGGCAGGTGGCATACGATGA
- the glgD gene encoding glucose-1-phosphate adenylyltransferase subunit GlgD has translation MRAIGIVLAGGNSKRMRELSNKRAISAMPIAGNYRSIDFALSNMTNSHIQNVAVLTQYNSRSLHLHLSSSKWWDFGRKQGGLFVFTPTITAESSDWYRGTADALFQNLTFLKNSHEPYVVIAAGDGIYKLDYGKVLEYHIEKKADITVVCTELPQGEDITRFGLVRTNEDGRITDFEEKPMVASSNVVSCGIYVIRRRQLIELIERCAMEDRYDFVNDILIRYRNLKRIYAYKMNTYWRNIASVESYYKTNMDFLKSEVRDYFFRQYPDVYSKIDDLPPAKYNPGASVKNSLISSGSIVNGVVENSVLFKKAYVGNNCVIKNSIILNDVYIGDNTVIENCIVESRDTIRANTTHIGTPDNIKIVLEKNERYTL, from the coding sequence ATGAGAGCGATAGGAATTGTATTAGCAGGCGGAAACAGTAAGAGAATGCGGGAATTATCCAATAAAAGGGCGATCTCGGCCATGCCCATTGCCGGCAATTACCGCAGCATTGATTTTGCCCTCAGCAATATGACGAATTCCCATATTCAGAACGTAGCGGTTTTAACTCAGTATAATTCCAGATCGCTTCATCTGCATTTGAGCTCTTCCAAATGGTGGGATTTTGGTAGAAAGCAGGGGGGATTGTTTGTATTCACTCCAACTATAACCGCAGAAAGCAGTGACTGGTACCGGGGAACTGCAGATGCGCTTTTCCAGAACCTTACATTCTTAAAGAACAGCCATGAACCCTATGTTGTTATTGCGGCAGGTGACGGCATCTATAAGCTGGATTATGGAAAAGTTCTGGAATATCATATTGAGAAGAAGGCTGATATTACCGTCGTATGCACGGAGCTTCCGCAGGGAGAGGATATCACACGATTCGGTCTGGTGAGAACCAATGAAGACGGAAGGATCACAGACTTTGAGGAAAAGCCTATGGTCGCATCTTCTAATGTCGTATCCTGCGGTATTTATGTCATCCGCAGACGGCAGCTGATTGAGCTCATTGAGCGCTGCGCTATGGAAGACCGTTATGATTTTGTAAACGATATTCTGATACGTTACCGGAACCTAAAGAGGATTTATGCTTATAAGATGAATACTTACTGGAGGAATATTGCTTCTGTTGAGTCTTACTACAAGACCAACATGGATTTCCTGAAATCGGAAGTGAGGGATTATTTCTTCCGCCAGTACCCGGATGTTTATTCTAAAATAGATGATTTGCCTCCGGCAAAGTATAATCCGGGAGCCTCAGTTAAGAACAGTTTGATATCCAGCGGCAGCATTGTCAATGGAGTGGTCGAAAATTCTGTTCTGTTTAAAAAGGCATATGTAGGCAATAACTGTGTCATTAAAAATTCTATTATTTTAAATGACGTTTACATAGGTGATAATACGGTTATTGAAAATTGTATAGTGGAAAGCCGGGATACGATCCGGGCAAATACCACTCATATTGGAACACCGGACAATATAAAAATTGTCTTAGAGAAAAACGAAAGATACACATTATAA
- the spoVG gene encoding septation regulator SpoVG → MQITDVRVRRIEKEGKMKAIVSITLDNEFVIHDIKVIEGEKGLFIAMPSRKAADGEYRDIAHPINSDTRDMIQRVILDKYETTALEMPEVTAFA, encoded by the coding sequence ATGCAGATTACAGACGTGAGGGTTAGACGTATTGAAAAAGAAGGAAAGATGAAAGCAATAGTATCCATTACTCTTGATAATGAATTTGTAATTCATGATATCAAGGTAATCGAAGGGGAGAAGGGGCTATTTATTGCTATGCCAAGCCGCAAGGCTGCAGATGGGGAATACCGGGATATTGCACATCCCATTAATTCCGACACCCGTGATATGATCCAGAGGGTCATTCTGGATAAGTATGAGACCACGGCATTAGAGATGCCGGAGGTGACGGCATTTGCTTAA
- a CDS encoding diaminopimelate dehydrogenase — protein sequence MTIKIGIAGYGNLGKGVECAIRHNPDLELSAVFTRRDPASLTLLTPGVKVYSMEEAISKKDSIDVMILCGGSAADLPVQTPLLARHFNVVDSFDTHARIPRHFEAVDEAAKEGNKVGIISVGWDPGMFSLNRLYGESILPGGHDYTFWGRGVSQGHSDAIRRIEGVRDARQYTIPVEEALEAVRSGKNPELSTREKHTRECFVVAEENADLDRIRKEIVSMPNYFADYDTTVHFISEEELNRDHRGIPHGGFVIRTGKTGWEDENSHVIEYSLKLDSNPEFTASVLTAYARAAYRLNQEGQSGCKTVLDIAPAYLSAFSGKELRGRLL from the coding sequence ATGACGATAAAAATAGGTATTGCAGGCTATGGGAATCTGGGAAAAGGGGTGGAATGTGCCATCCGCCATAATCCGGATCTTGAGCTTTCTGCCGTATTTACCAGAAGAGATCCGGCATCATTAACCCTTCTTACTCCGGGTGTAAAGGTGTATTCCATGGAGGAAGCTATTTCAAAAAAGGATTCCATTGATGTGATGATCCTCTGTGGCGGAAGCGCAGCAGATCTTCCGGTACAGACTCCCCTTCTTGCCAGACATTTCAATGTAGTGGACAGCTTTGACACCCACGCACGGATCCCCCGGCATTTTGAAGCAGTGGATGAGGCGGCAAAGGAAGGAAACAAGGTTGGGATCATATCCGTTGGCTGGGACCCGGGCATGTTTTCCTTAAACCGCCTGTATGGAGAGTCCATTTTACCGGGCGGCCATGATTATACGTTCTGGGGCAGGGGCGTAAGCCAGGGCCATTCCGATGCGATCCGCAGGATCGAAGGTGTCCGGGATGCCAGACAGTATACCATTCCGGTTGAAGAAGCCCTCGAAGCGGTCCGCAGCGGAAAAAATCCAGAACTGTCCACCAGAGAGAAGCATACCCGCGAATGTTTTGTAGTGGCGGAAGAGAATGCGGATTTAGACCGGATCAGGAAAGAAATCGTATCTATGCCCAATTATTTTGCAGATTATGATACTACGGTTCATTTTATCAGCGAAGAGGAACTTAACCGGGACCACAGGGGAATTCCCCATGGAGGATTTGTCATTAGGACCGGAAAGACAGGCTGGGAGGATGAGAACAGCCATGTGATCGAATACAGCCTAAAGCTGGATTCCAATCCGGAATTTACGGCCTCCGTGCTGACGGCTTATGCTAGAGCCGCTTATCGTTTGAATCAAGAAGGCCAGAGCGGATGTAAAACCGTGCTTGATATTGCTCCGGCATATTTAAGTGCCTTTAGCGGAAAAGAGCTGAGAGGACGTCTGTTATAA